Proteins encoded together in one Carya illinoinensis cultivar Pawnee chromosome 3, C.illinoinensisPawnee_v1, whole genome shotgun sequence window:
- the LOC122304534 gene encoding uncharacterized protein LOC122304534: MGTNKERISMTISPTLAMPNFNDSFTIETDAWGDRIGAILTQRGKPIAYMSRALGVTKQSWSTYTKEMLAIVEAIRRENSAADALSSKPNSPVLHHLHVAVVTLWDEIKDAYKRDTYIQSVEHVAKAQPDGPYSQRQGLWLFKGMVVIPSCEVLRTKIL; encoded by the exons ATGGGAACGAACAAGGAGCGTATTTCAATGACTATCAGTCCCACTTTGGCTATGCCTAATTTCAATGATTCTTTCACCATTGAAACTGATGCTTGGGGAGACAGAATTGGCGCAATTCTAACTCAACGGGGCAAGCCAATTGCTTATATGAGTCGTGCACTTGGAGTCACAAAACAATCGTGGTCAACCTACACCAAGGAAATGCTTGCAATTGTAGAAGCCATAC GCCGCGAGAACTCTGCTGCAGATGCCCTCTCAAGCAAACCAAATAGCCCAGTACTCCATCATTTACACGTAGCTGTTGtcactttgtgggatgagattaaAGATGCTTACAAAAGGGATACTTATATTCAATCGGTAGAGCATGTGGCCAAGGCTCAACCCGATGGACCATATTCACAGCGCCAAGGACTTTGGTTATTTAAGGGGATGGTGGTAATTCCTTCGTGTGAGGTGCTGCGCACTAAGATACTTTAG
- the LOC122304533 gene encoding G-type lectin S-receptor-like serine/threonine-protein kinase LECRK1, with the protein MATILLLLLFSASFTVDAQQAGQSVIKPGSLLTPTCTNSSWLSGSGLYAFGFYKQGNGYAVGIFIVGIPQKTVVWTANRDNPPLPGDVKLNFTSDGRLVLQSAQAGPEIVIVSSTEGAAAASMLDTGNFVLYNSDNGTIWQSFDDPTDTFLPGQKLTTDEVLFSNCSDTDHSTGIFRLIMQEDGWLAMYPVGSKFTLEYGYWGLGVSGEGTDVTLNFDDDGRLYLLNGIGISIVNITTGDPTKGVIYRLRIDPDGILRHYSYNLDQNGDWKVTWSSPGDMCAPNGLCGINAFCFLNDRKAACKCLPGFQRVNEDSWTSGCERNFDSKSCKSN; encoded by the coding sequence ATGGCAACCATcttgcttcttcttctcttctcagCAAGTTTCACTGTAGATGCTCAACAAGCCGGGCAATCCGTTATCAAGCCAGGCTCTTTGTTAACACCTACATGCACCAACTCTTCTTGGCTATCAGGTTCCGGTCTATATGCCTTTGGATTCTACAAGCAAGGCAACGGCTATGCTGTCGGGATTTTTATTGTCGGGATTCCACAAAAAACTGTGGTCTGGACAGCCAACCGAGACAATCCTCCACTTCCGGGTGATGTTAAATTGAACTTCACAAGTGACGGACGGCTGGTTCTGCAATCTGCACAAGCTGGCCCGGAGATCGTGATCGTCAGCAGTACCGAAGGTGCAGCAGCGGCATCGATGCTGGATACGGGCAACTTTGTTCTCTATAACTCTGATAACGGGACAATATGGCAGAGTTTTGACGACCCAACTGACACCTTCTTACCAGGTCAGAAGCTCACGACTGATGAAGTGCTGTTTTCCAATTGTTCGGACACTGACCACTCAACAGGCATTTTTCGTCTCATAATGCAAGAAGATGGATGGCTGGCGATGTACCCAGTTGGATCCAAATTCACACTTGAATATGGTTATTGGGGACTTGGTGTTTCTGGAGAAGGAACTGATGTTACActgaattttgatgatgatggtCGCCTCTACTTGCTCAATGGCATCGGCATATCAATAGTGAACATTACAACGGGAGATCCAACAAAAGGTGTAATCTACCGTTTGAGAATTGACCCAGACGGGATCTTGCGGCATTACTCGTACAATCTAGATCAGAATGGTGATTGGAAAGTCACATGGTCAAGTCCGGGCGATATGTGTGCACCTAATGGTCTCTGTGGCATCAATGCATTTTGTTTTCTAAACGATCGAAAAGCTGCTTGCAAATGTCTTCCTGGATTCCAACGTGTTAACGAAGACAGTTGGACTTCAGGATGTGAAAGGAATTTTGATTCTAAAAGTTGCAAAAGCAATTAA